One window of the Synergistaceae bacterium genome contains the following:
- a CDS encoding chromate transporter — protein sequence MSIGSIFFLFLRIGALTFGGGIVMLGFIQGELRSIGGFSEEEIADMTVLATALPGPVAVNLSYIIGKRMAGARGAFAAVTGTSIPPFLAVL from the coding sequence TTCTTGTTTCTTCGCATAGGCGCTCTGACCTTCGGAGGCGGAATAGTGATGCTAGGCTTCATCCAGGGGGAGCTTCGTTCCATAGGGGGCTTTTCCGAGGAGGAGATCGCCGACATGACCGTGCTTGCCACGGCCCTGCCGGGGCCCGTCGCGGTAAACCTCTCATACATCATCGGCAAGAGGATGGCCGGAGCACGGGGCGCCTTCGCCGCCGTAACCGGGACTTCCATCCCCCCCTTTCTGGCGGTCTTG